Proteins encoded within one genomic window of Brassica rapa cultivar Chiifu-401-42 chromosome A09, CAAS_Brap_v3.01, whole genome shotgun sequence:
- the LOC103836877 gene encoding uncharacterized protein LOC103836877 — protein sequence MGSLESGIPPIKRERQQHSLLQRNRSRSFLFKRFSYIQWICSTCVFFFFVVLFQMFLPGLVIDKSDKPPWRRKELLPPDMLVFKERGVLSFGNDVRFEPTKLLMSFQRDNTQQTSSNGFNTTVQRFGFRKPKLALVFADLLADPEQLLMVTVSNALIEIGYAIEVYSLEDGPVHGIWQQMGISVTILETNRASSCVIDWLSYDGVIVNSLEARSMFTCFMQEPFKSTPLVWAINDETLAVRSRQYSSTGHTELLTDWKKIFSRASVVVFHNYLFPILYSEFDAGNFYVIPGSPKEAWKTKNMDFPPKDDIVISIVGSQFLYKGQWLEHALFLEALRPLFSNYNSESYKSHLKIIALGGESASNYSVAIETISQNLTYPKDAVKHVSVAGNVDKILESSDLVIYGSFLEEQSFPEILMKAMALGKPIVAPDLLNIKKHVDDRVSGYLFPKGNPKVLSQIVLEVITEGKISPLAQNIGLMGKTAVKNMMALETIEGYATLLENILKFSSEVASPKNVQTLPTKLREGWSWHLFEALMDASPNNRTARSYEFIANVEGQWNQTPGDSTKSRVVNDDSFVYEIWEGERYLQIINSKKRQEDEELKARALQYQGTWEEVYKSAKRADRSKNDLHERDEGELERTGQPLCIYEPYFGEGTWSFLHEYPLYRGVGMSVKGRRPGMDDIDASSRLPLFNQPYYRDALGDFGAFFAISNKIDRVHRNAWIGFQSWRATARKESLSEIAENALLNAIKTRKHGDALYFWVRMDKDPRNPLKKPFWSFCDAINAGNCRFAYNETLKKMYSVKNLDSLPPMPEDGDTWSVMQSWVLPTKSFVEFVMFSRMFVDSLDAQMYEEHHRTNRCYLSLTEDKHCYSRVLELLVNVWAYHSARRIVYIDPITGLMEEQHKQMNRRGKMWVDWFGYTTLKTMDEDLAEEADSNDRRVGHWLWPWTGEVVWRGSLEKERQRKNIEKEEQKKRSKDKLDRMRRKSHRQKAIGKYIKPPPENANVTTTLLNADA from the exons ATGGGTTCTCTAGAATCTGGGATTCCTCCGATCAAAAGAGAGAGGCAACAACACTCGCTCTTGCAGAGAAACAGATCCAGATCCTTTCTCTTCAAGAGGTTCAGTTACATCCAATGGATTTGCTCCACgtgcgtcttcttcttcttcgtcgtcctTTTCCAAATGTTCCTACCGGGCCTCGTCATCGACAAATCCGATAAGCCACCATGGAGGAGGAAGGAGCTTCTCCCGCCTGATATGCTCGTTTTCAAGGAGAGAGGCGTTCTCAGTTTCGGTAACGATGTTAGATTTGAGCCTACCAAGCTCCTGATGAGTTTCCAGAGAGATAATACACAGCAGACTAGTAGTAATGGTTTCAATACGACTGTGCAGCGTTTTGGATTCCGAAAGCCGAAGCTAGCTCTG gtGTTTGCGGATTTGTTAGCTGATCCGGAGCAGCTGTTGATGGTGACTGTCTCCAATGCACTGATAGAGATTGGATATGCTATTGAG GTGTACTCTCTCGAAGACGGTCCTGTTCATGGAATCTGGCAGCAAATGGGAATTTCAGTCACTATACTCGAGACTAACCGTGCGTCAAGTTGTGTCATCGACTGGCTCTC CTATGATGGCGTCATTGTAAACTCTCTCGAAGCTAGGAGTATGTTTACttg CTTCATGCAAGAACCTTTCAAATCTACACCTCTTGTTTGGGCCATCAATGATGAAACTCTCGCGGTTCGGTCTAGACAGTATAGCTCAACAGGGCACACTGAACTCCTAACTGATTGGAAAAAGATTTTCAGCCGGGCATCGGTTGTAGTCTTCCATAATTATCTTTTTCCG ATTCTCTACTCCGAGTTTGATGCTGGCAACTTTTATGTGATTCCTGGATCTCCTAAAGAAGCATGGAAAACAAAGAATATGGACTTTCCACCGAAAGATGACATTGTCATTTCCATTGTGGGAAGTCAGTTCTTGTACAAAGGTCAATGGCTGGAACATGCCTTATTTCTGGAAGCTCTACGGCCGTTATTTTCAAACTATAACAGTGAGAGTTATAAGTCCCATCTCAAGATCATAGCTTTAGGTGGAGAATCAGCTTCCAACTACAGCGTAGCTATTGAG ACAATTTCCCAGAACTTGACATATCCAAAAGATGCTGTGAAGCATGTAAGCGTCGCAGGGAATGTTGATAAGATACTGGAAAGTTCTGATCTTGTCATATACGGATCATTTCTTGAGGAGCAATCTTTTCCAGAAATTTTGATGAAGGCCATGGCTTTAGGAAAACCGATAGTCGCACCAGACCTCTTGAATATCAAAAAACAT GTCGATGACAGGGTTAGTGGGTATCTTTTCCCCAAGGGGAATCCTAAGGTTCTGTCGCAGATTGTGCTTGAAGTGATCACAGAAGGTAAAATATCCCCGTTGGCTCAGAATATTGGCTTGATGGGGAAAACAGCTGTTAAAAATATGATGGCGCTGGAAACCATAGAAGGTTATGCGACTCTACTAGAGAACATTCTCAAGTTTTCTTCAGAAGTTGCTTCTCCTAAGAATGTACAGACACTTCCTACAAAACTGAGAGAAGGGTGGAGCTGGCATCTGTTTGAAGCTCTCATGGATGCATCACCTAATAACAGAACAGCAAGAAGCTATGAGTTCATAGCGAATGTTGAGGGACAGTGGAACCAAACACCAGGAGATTCTACGAAATCTCGGGTTGTAAATGATGATTCATTTGTATATGAAATATGGGAAGGTGAGAGATATCTTCAGATAATTAACAGTAAAAAAagacaagaagatgaagag CTGAAAGCTAGAGCCTTGCAGTATCAGGGGACTTGGGAGGAAGTATATAAAAGCGCCAAAAGAGCAGACCGAAGTAAGAATGATCTGCATGAGAGGGATGAAGGGGAGCTGGAACGAACCGGTCAACCTCTGTGCATATATGAACCCTATTTTGGTGAAGGAACTTGGTCGTTTCTACATGAGTATCCCCTCTATCGTGGGGTGGGCATG TCAGTTAAAGGAAGGAGACCTGGGATGGATGATATCGATGCATCATCACGTCTTCCGCTTTTCAACCAACCGTACTATCGCGATGCTCTtggtgactttggagcattttttgCAATTTCAAACAAGATTGATCGAGTACACAGGAATGCATGGATTGGGTTTCAGTCTTGGAGAGCAACCGCCAGGAAG GAATCTTTATCCGAAATTGCTGAGAACGCATTACTTAATGCTATAAAAACACGCAAACACGGAGATGCCTTGTATTTTTGGGTTCGCATGGACAAAGATCCCAGGAATCCTCTGAAGAAACCCTTTTGGTCGTTCTGTGATGCCATAAATGCTGGGAACTGCAG GTTTGCTTACAACGAAACTTTGAAGAAAATGTACAGTGTCAAAAATTTAGACTCACTGCCTCCAATGCCTGAGGATGGGGATACATGGTCTGTGATGCAGAGCTGGGTGTTGCCAACAAAATCCTTCGTAGAGTTTGTCATGTTCTCAAG AATGTTTGTGGATTCTTTGGATGCACAGATGTATGAAGAGCATCATCGAACAAACCGTTGCTATCTGAGTTTAACCGAA GACAAGCATTGCTATTCACGGGTACTAGAGCTCCTGGTGAACGTATGGGCATACCACAGCGCGAGACGCATTGTCTACATAGATCCTATAACTGGTTTGATGGAGGAGCAACACAAACAAATGAACCGGAGAGGGAAAATGTGGGTGGACTGGTTCGGTTACACAACTCTGAAAACAATGGACGAGGATCTTGCAGAGGAAGCAGACTCAAACGACCGTCGTGTGGGTCACTGGCTATGGCCATGGACAGGTGAGGTggtgtggagaggctcattagagaaagagagacaaagGAAGAACATAGAGAAAGAAGAGCAGAAGAAGAGAAGTAAAGATAAGCTGGATAGAATGAGAAGAAAAAGTCATCGCCAGAAAGCAATCGGGAAATATATTAAACCGCCTCCTGAAAACGCAAACGTTACCACCACTTTGTTAAACGCAGACgcataa
- the LOC103836873 gene encoding G-box-binding factor 2, translating to MGSNEEGKTTQSDKPAQVQAPPPPPEQSNVHVYHHDWAAMQAYYGPRVAITPQYYNSNGHAPPPPPYIWGSPSPMMAPYGTPYPPFCPPGGVYAHPALQMGSQPQGPASQATPVVATPLNLEAHPANSSGNTDQGFMKKLKEFDGLAMSISNNKSGSGEHSSEPKNSQSSENDDSSNGSDGNTTGGEQSRKKRSREGSPNNDGKPSSQIVPLLRDESEKQAVTMGTPVMPTVLDFPQPFPGAPHEVWNEKEVKREKRKQSNRESARRSRLRKQAETEELSVKVDALVAENMTLRSKLGQLNDESEKLRLENQALLDQLKAQATGKTENLISGVDKNNSSVSGTSSSSKNAEQQLLNVSLRTDSVAAS from the exons ATGGGAAGCAACGAAGAAGGAAAGACCACACAGTCTGACAAGCCAGCACAAGTAcaagctcctcctcctcctcct GAGCAAAGCAATGTTCATGTGTATCATCATGATTGGGCTGCTATGCAG GCGTACTATGGACCAAGAGTAGCCATAACTCCTCAATATTACAACTCAAATGGTCATgctcctccacctcctccttaTATCTGGGGCTCTCCTTCG CCAATGATGGCTCCTTATGGAACACCATATCCACCGTTTTGTCCTCCTGGTGGAGTCTATGCTCATCCTGCTCTTCAAATG GGCTCACAACCACAAGGGCCTGCTTCTCAAGCAACACCTGTT GTTGCAACTCCGTTGAACTTGGAAGCTCATCCAGCTAACTCATCTGGAAACACGGATCAGGGGTTCATGAAAAAGTTGAAAGAATTTGATGGACTTGCAATGTCTATAAGCAATAACAAATCTGGGAGTGGTGAACATAGCAGTGAACCTAAGAATTCTCAGAG TTCTGAGAATGATGATTCCAGCAATGGTAGTGATGGGAATACAACTGGG GGAGAACAGTCTAGGAAGAAAAGAAGCCGGGAAGGATCACCAAACAACG ATGGGAAGCCTTCATCTCAAATTGTTCCTCTTCTAAGAGATGAAAGTGAGAAACAGGCAGTGACTATGGGGACTCCTGTTATGCCCACAGTTTTGGATTTCCCACAGCCATTCCCTGGTGCGCCTCATGAAGTCTGG AATGAAAAAGAGGTTAAACGAGAGAAGAGAAAACAGTCAAACAGAGAATCTGCTAGAAGGTCAAGACTGAGGAAGCAG GCTGAAACTGAAGAACTCTCCGTCAAGGTTGATGCACTAGTTGCTGAGAACATGACTCTGAGGTCAAAACTGGGCCAACTAAACGATGAGTCTGAGAAACTACGGCTGGAGAACCAAGCTTTATTG GATCAACTGAAAGCGCAAGCAACTGGGAAAACAGAGAACCTAATATCTGGAGTTGATAAGAACAACAGCTCTGTATCAGGTACTAGTAGTAGTAGTAAGAATGCGGAACAGCAACTCTTAAACGTAAGTCTAAGAACCGATTCTGTCGCGGCTAGCTGA
- the LOC103836876 gene encoding putative phosphatidylinositol 4-phosphate 5-kinase 11, giving the protein MARFTRQISAMEVRATQKNRVRYSSKNIKHLPSCTITEFDLKDYSPLGFRLIQELEDIDHDDYMHSICNDKTLNKLSSGKIGNVFLVSNDDRFLIKILRKSEIKVILETLPGYYRHIHNHRSSLFSRIYGAHVVKPVGGVKTYFAVMSNMLHSKVFMNKLYDLKGSPKGRTNKKIELRNNTVFKDIDLDFCFYVDPLARQRIIKQTKLDCDLLEEQGIMDYSLLVGLQVKESSTQGSVNGVNPVYGSFTPPCSLKSDSTNSLKTALNSPDSSFTTFYSCPPSRESVESENSMTSNSTGSENNLINRQSKLTTLSDLFVNSCSSTNFGMKIPARARRVKRAAGEEEEWYDVVLYLGIVDTFQDYGMKKRIEHCYKTIQHNSNSISTVHPKIYSSRFQEFVSNIFLPRDDGDLSL; this is encoded by the exons ATGGCAAGGTTTACAAGGCAGATATCAGCCATGGAGGTTAGAGCCACACAGAAAAATAGAGTTCGATACTCTTCAAAGAACATTAAACACTTGCCATCTTGCACTATTACTGAGTTTGATTTAAAGGATTATTCTCCGTTGGGTTTCAG ACTTATACAAGAACTTGAAGATATTGATCATGATGATTACATGCATTCCATTTGCAATGATAAGACTTTAAACAAGCTTTCTTCTGGGAAAATAGGCAATGTGTTTCTTGTATCCAATGATGACCGTTTCCTCATCAAGATTCTTCGAAAATCTGAGATTAAG GTGATACTAGAGACGCTTCCGGGCTACTACAGACATATTCATAATCACAGATCATCACTATTCTCAAGGATCTATGGTGCTCATGTTGTCAAGCCTGTTGGAGGTGTTAAG ACATATTTTGCTGTGATGTCAAACATGCTGCATTCTAAGGTTTTTATGAACAAGCTCTATGATCTAAAAGGTTCTCCGAAAGGTCGAACCAACAAGAAAATTGAACTGAGAAACAACACTGTGTTCAAGGATATAGATCTCGATTTCTGTTTCTACGTTGATCCATTGGCTAGACAACGCATCATCAA GCAGACAAAGCTAGACTGTGATCTTTTGGAAGAACAAGGCATAATGGATTACAGCTTATTGGTTGGTTTACAAGTAAAAGAGTCATCAACTCAag GTTCAGTTAATGGAGTAAACCCGGTTTATGGTAGCTTCACACCTCCAT GCTCATTGAAAAGTGATAGCACAAACTCGTTGAAGACAGCTCTAAATTCTCCAGATAGCTCGTTTACAACATTCTACTCATGCCCTCCCAGTAGAG AATCAGTGGAAAGTGAAAACTCAATGACAAGCAATAGCACAGGCTCAGAAAATAATCTGATAAACAGACAAAGCAAATTAACAACACTCAGTGACCTCTTTGTCAACAG CTGCTCGAGTACTAACTTTGGGATGAAGATTCCGGCGAGAGCACGGCGAGTGAAGAGAGCGGCGGGAGAAGAGGAGGAATGGTACGATGTGGTTTTGTATTTAGGGATCGTAGACACATTTCAAGACTACGGTATGAAGAAACGCATTGAACATTGTTACAAAACTATCCAACATAACTCAAACTCGATATCGACCGTCCATCCTAAGATCTACTCTTCTCGGTTCCAAGAATTCGTCTCCAACATCTTCTTACCTCGTGACGACGGTGATTTATCTCTGTAA
- the LOC103836874 gene encoding uncharacterized protein LOC103836874 → MGSTNLGPITIVFFFYVISMVHCINNIQELDDQIRSYAARANKGRHTGSLYELSLPANLSDVKASVVTVRNSMFWRKGANFSGVYVPPTVKTTPYAKRIAFVYETFGDHSSSVYFRLADDNYSFISPVIGFTAYDATNTNNLKRLNLSIDEDNPILITFDSHNQRRGIKCVALGDNNESLKFSNTTRNYSCATTNSRGHYALVAPNQKHNPTSKLELARRKWWWIALTIIGISVLHAAVIGVVVKLVRKKRFKEMERESEKSETVGNIWIGQSRMPAATMVRTQPCLEYHEDFPSSN, encoded by the coding sequence ATGGGATCCACAAATCTTGGTCCCATCACCATTGTATTCTTCTTCTACGTCATCTCTATGGTTCATTGCATCAACAACATTCAAGAACTGGACGATCAGATCCGTTCATACGCAGCTCGTGCCAATAAAGGAAGACACACAGGCTCCTTGTACGAGCTTTCACTTCCCGCGAATCTCTCCGACGTCAAAGCATCGGTCGTTACGGTCCGTAACAGTATGTTCTGGAGGAAAGGAGCGAATTTTAGTGGAGTCTACGTTCCTCCCACGGTCAAAACGACACCGTACGCTAAGAGGATAGCTTTTGTCTACGAGACTTTCGGTGATCACTCTTCGTCGGTTTACTTCCGGTTGGCTGATGATAATTACTCTTTTATTTCACCGGTTATTGGATTCACAGCATATGACGCGACAAACACGAATAATCTCAAAAGATTGAATCTCTCGATCGATGAAGACAATCCAATATTGATCACATTTGATTCACATAATCAAAGAAGAGGAATCAAATGTGTAGCCTTGGGAGATAATAATGAGTCGTTGAAGTTCAGTAATACGACACGGAATTACAGTTGTGCCACTACGAATTCTCGTGGACATTACGCGCTTGTGGCTCCGAACCAAAAACACAATCCGACATCCAAACTAGAGCTGGCTCGGAGGAAGTGGTGGTGGATTGCTTTGACCATCATAGGAATCTCGGTTTTGCATGCTGCGGTGATAGGTGTTGTGGTGAAGTTAGTGAGGAAAAAGAGGTTCAAAGAGATGGAAAGAGAGTCCGAGAAGAGCGAGACGGTCGGAAATATTTGGATTGGTCAGAGTAGAATGCCCGCGGCAACTATGGTGAGAACTCAGCCCTGTCTGGAATATCATGAAGATTTTCCTTcttcaaattaa
- the LOC103836878 gene encoding uncharacterized protein LOC103836878 — protein MAVESHVLEINLISAQGLKEPTGKLRRLQTYASVWVDSSTKLRTRIDRIGAENPIWNDKFVFQVSSEFLSSETSGVSIEIYAVGYLRDHLIGTVRFLVSNFLPTAAEKVPSLVALQIRRPSGKFRGVLNIAAMVIDASELPAGFFKSVREKEAESRRSRRMMKKSRSAVVLSENGLADDGGSSKENSLSGSVNFSDDGTDSTASSPMPSPLRDWNAVRNMAGKNHVRWSSDGGGMMCCFLMKSSGMLPPKQERMDG, from the coding sequence ATGGCGGTGGAATCGCACGTTCTTGAGATCAATCTCATCTCGGCGCAAGGGCTTAAAGAACCGACGGGGAAGCTCCGGAGACTGCAGACGTACGCATCCGTATGGGTTGATTCCTCCACCAAGCTCCGCACTCGAATCGATCGGATCGGCGCCGAGAATCCGATTTGGAACGATAAGTTCGTTTTCCAGGTTTCATCGGAGTTCCTCTCCAGCGAAACTTCCGGCGTCTCCATCGAGATCTACGCCGTTGGTTACTTACGCGATCATCTCATCGGAACCGTGCGTTTCCTCGTGAGCAACTTCCTCCCAACCGCCGCGGAGAAAGTTCCGTCTCTCGTCGCGCTTCAGATCCGCCGTCCTTCCGGAAAGTTCCGCGGTGTTCTCAACATCGCCGCCATGGTGATCGACGCTTCCGAGCTGCCCGCTGGTTTCTTCAAGTCCGTTCGAGAGAAGGAGGCGGAGAGTCGCCGGAGCCGAAGGATGATGAAGAAGTCGAGATCCGCGGTTGTTTTGTCGGAGAACGGTTTAGCTGACGACGGCGGAAGCTCGAAGGAGAACTCGTTAAGCGGATCGGTGAATTTCTCCGACGACGGTACGGACTCGACGGCGTCTTCTCCGATGCCGTCTCCGCTCAGAGACTGGAACGCGGTTCGGAATATGGCGGGAAAGAATCACGTGAGGTGGTCATCGGACGGCGGAGGAATGATGTGCTGTTTCTTGATGAAATCGTCTGGTATGTTGCCGCCAAAACAAGAAAGAATGGACGGCTGA
- the LOC103836875 gene encoding protein CURVATURE THYLAKOID 1A, chloroplastic — protein MAMTLAASSSVVVMIPRVSTVSYLPPLPPRSFGRSSFTVPLKLVSGNGLQKVELMKTRASSSDETSASIDTNELFNDLKEKWDGLENKTTVVIYGGGAIVAVWLSSILVGAINSVPLLPKVMELVGLGYTGWFVYRYLLFKSSRKELAEDIDSLKKKIAGTE, from the exons ATGGCGATGACATTAGCAGCTTCGTCCTCTGTGGTAGTGATGATTCCACGTGTCTCCACCGTCTCTTACCTTCCTCCGCTGCCTCCTCGCTCTTTTGGTCGATCATCTTTCACTGTTCCTCTGAAGCTAGTTTCAG GGAATGGTTTGCAGAAGGTTGAATTGATGAAGACGAGAGCTTCTTCATCAGACGAGACCTCAGCGTCCATTGACACCAACGAACTCTTTAATGACTTGAAGGAAAAG TGGGATGGTCTTGAGAACAAGACGACTGTGGTTATCTACGGAGGAGGAGCCATTGTTGCTGTTTGGTTATCTTCCATTCTTGTTGGTGCCATCAACTCTGTTCCTCTG CTTCCGAAAGTTATGGAGCTTGTTGGTCTCGGGTACACAGGATGGTTTGTCTACAGATACCTTCTCTTCAAG TCAAGCAGAAAGGAGTTGGCTGAGGATATTGAttccttgaagaagaagattgcAGGGACCGAATAG
- the LOC103836872 gene encoding mitochondrial adenine nucleotide transporter ADNT1: MASEDVKRSESAAVSTIVNLAEEAREGVKAPGYAVLSICKSLFAGGVAGGVSRTAVAPLERMKILLQVQNPHNIKYSGTVQGLKYIWRTEGLRGLFKGNGTNCARIVPNSAVKFFSYEQASKGILYLYRQQPGNENAQLTPVLRLGAGATAGIIAMSATYPMDMVRGRLTVQTANSPYQYRGIAHALSTVLREEGPRALYRGWLPSVIGVVPYVGLNFAVYESLKDWLVKDNPFGLVENNELTIITRLSCGAIAGTVGQTIAYPLDVIRRRMQMVGWKDASSVVTGEGRSKLEYNGMVDAFRKTVRHEGFGALYKGLVPNSVKVVPSIAIAFVTYEMVKDVLGVEFKISD, encoded by the exons ATGGCATCAGAGGATGTGAAGAGGAGCGAATCGGCAGCTGTATCAACGATCGTGAACCTGGCGGAGGAAGCGAGGGAAGGAGTCAAAGCTCCGGGCTATGCTGTCCTCAGCATCTGCAAGTCTCTCTTCGCCGGTGGCGTCGCTGGTGGAGT GTCACGAACTGCAGTTGCACCTCTGGAAAGGATGAAAATATTGCTTCAG GTGCAAAATCCACATAACATAAAGTATAGTGGGACGGTCCAAGGGTTGAAGTATATTTGGAGAACCGAGGGACTTCGTGGTCTGTTCAAAGGAAACGGCACCAACTGTGCTCGTATTGTTCCAAACTCTGCTGTGAAGTTTTTCAGCTATGAGCAGGCTTCCAA GGGTATACTGTACTTGTATCGTCAGCAGCCAGGAAATG AAAATGCACAACTGACTCCTGTTTTACGGCTTGGAGCTGGTGCAACTGCTGGAATAATAGCCATGTCTGCAACATACCCGATGGATATGGTTCGTGGAAGGCTAACTGTCCAG ACGGCAAACTCTCCTTATCAGTATAGAGGAATTGCACATGCTTTGTCAACTGTCCTTCGAGAGGAAGGTCCACGAGCCTTGTACCGTGGTTGGCTTCCATCAGTGATTGGAGTT GTTCCATATGTGGGATTGAACTTTGCTGTCTACGAGTCTCTAAAGGACTGGCTAGTCAAAGACAATCCTTTCGGACTAGTGGAGAACAACGAGCTGACCATCATAACGAGACTCTCGTGTGGTGCCATAGCTGGAACGGTTGGTCAGACAATTGCTTATCCACTCGATGTGATTCGTAGGAGAATGCAAATGGTGGGGTGGAAAGATGCTTCCTCTGTCGTTACAGGCGAGGGGAGAAGCAAGCTTGAATACAACGGTATggttgatgcatttaggaagaCAGTTCGTCATGAAGGCTTTGGAGCATTGTACAAGGGTTTGGTCCCCAACTCAGTGAAG GTTGTACCATCGATTGCGATTGCGTTTGTGACATATGAGATGGTGAAAGACGTTCTAGGAGTGGAGTTTAAGATATCAGACTGA